In a genomic window of Henningerozyma blattae CBS 6284 chromosome 9, complete genome:
- the TBLA0I02080 gene encoding uncharacterized protein (similar to Saccharomyces cerevisiae ECM33 (YBR078W) and PST1 (YDR055W); ancestral locus Anc_3.302), with the protein MQYKSALSAAAVMAATTLAANSTSVDTDVPSSCSLDSKATATAQTDLDKLQGCKTVVGDLTISGSLGSAALANVQNIVGSLTLTNATSLSSFSADSLKTISKSLVMQDLTILTTASFGSLESVDSIQMITLPAITTFNSNLKTANNIYISDTALESVDGFSNLQSAATFNINNNKYLSKIDSSIETISDSLQFDSNGDEASVKFDNLIWANNITLRDVANASFAKLQAVNASLGFINTSLDNIDLHLLTKVGQTLTIVSNDELTDIDCSNLTAVGGGFIVANNTNLQNIDGFSKLATVGGAIDVEGNFTSLDLDSLKSVKGSAFVKTSSGNYSCSALNKLQKKGSIQGDKYVCKNGAISSSSKKSSSSSSKKSSSGASSSSASKQDKQASSDSSSSSASSTEDSSSSSASNSSSHNAAAAQFKQGSTFIGALAAVAVALI; encoded by the exons ATGCAATACAAATCTGCTTTATCCGCTGCCGCTGTCATGGCTGCCACCACTCTAGCTG CCAACTCCACTTCTGTTGACACTGATGTTCCATCTTCCTGTTCTTTAGATTCTAAAGCCACTGCCACTGCTCAAACTGATTTAGATAAATTACAAGGTTGTAAAACCGTTGTTGGTGATTTGACTATCTCCGGTTCTTTAGGCTCTGCTGCTTTAGCTAACGTCCAAAACATTGTCGGTTCTTTAACCTTAACCAATGCCACCTCTTTGAGTTCTTTCTCTGCCGACTCTTTGAAGACCATCTCCAAGTCTTTGGTCATGCAAGACTTAACCATCTTGACCACTGCTTCTTTCGGTTCTTTGGAATCCGTTGACTCCATTCAAATGATCACTTTACCAGCTATCACCACTTTCAACTCTAACTTAAAGACTGCCAATAACATTTACATTTCCGATACTGCTTTGGAATCTGTTGACGGTTTCTCTAACTTACAATCTGCTGCTACTTTCAAcatcaacaacaacaaatatttatccaagatagattcttcaattgaaaCTATTTCTGATTCTCTACAATTCGATTCTAACGGTGACGAAGCTTCTGTTAAATTCGATAACTTAATCTGGGCTAATAACATTACTTTAAGAGATGTTGCTAACGCTTCTTTCGCTAAATTACAAGCTGTTAACGCCTCTCTAGGTTTTATTAACACTTCCTTAGATAACATCGATTTACACTTATTAACCAAGGTTGGTCAAACCTTAACCATTGTTTCTAACGATGAATTAACTGACATTGACTGTTCTAACTTAACTGCTGTTGGTGGTGGTTTCATTGTTGCCAACAACACTAACTTACAAAACATTGACGGTTTCTCTAAATTAGCCACTGTTGGTGGTGCTATCGATGTTGAAGGTAACTTCACCTCCTTAGATTTAGATTCTTTGAAATCTGTTAAAGGTTCTGCTTTCGTTAAGACTAGCTCCGGTAACTACTCATGTTCCgctttaaataaattacaaaagaaGGGTTCCATCCAAGGTGACAAATATGTCTGTAAGAACGGTGCTATTTCCTCTTCTTCCAAGAAATCctcttcttcctcttctaagaaatcttcttctggtgcttcttcttcttctgctTCTAAACAAGATAAGCAAGCTTCCTCCGattcttcctcttcttccGCCTCCTCTACCGAAGATTCTTCCTCTTCCTCTGCTTCTAACTCATCCTCTCACAACGCTGCTGCCGCTCAATTTAAGCAAGGTTCTACTTTCATTGGTGCTTTAGCTGCCGTTGCTGTTgctttaatttaa
- the TBLA0I02090 gene encoding uncharacterized protein (similar to Saccharomyces cerevisiae SEC18 (YBR080C); ancestral locus Anc_3.304), which produces MSISSHLTSPSQSHPSNNSTQNSHNNHSNPHSRNNSFLNLNTSNTSDDSSNSFISRIDSKARYLQVINCPNNNYALTNVVTVNNIDFPDNVYIIIDNTYVFTTKTTNEVPPGSIGFNGNQRTWGKWNLNQPIECKIFDMLKYTNKQNYIGLINIDINFRTKSKAVPQEFDPEELSYHFKKLFHSQILQPTQYLIFDFNNFIFDLKIESIQPIDISDVEIIQPISRSIQTKGILTNQSEINFIQGRDGLVNLKRSNSISSVFKTPTTPTQNNNSGGSNYTHILNHHHSNSFSSITSNNSKHSPSSLLHQQPHQSQHPSSPRSGKQDAILRPDFKFEDLGVGGLDKEFTKIFRRAFASRIFPQEIIEKLGIKHVKGLLLYGPPGTGKTLIARKIGTMLNAKEPKIVNGPEILSKYVGSSEENIRNLFKDAEEEYRAKGDNSSLHIIIFDELDSIFKQRGSRGDGTGVGDNVVNQLLAKMDGVDQLNNILVIGMTNRKDLIDGALLRPGRFEVQVEIHLPDVNGRVEIFEIQTKKMRENNLMEKDVNFRELSELTNNFSGAEIEGLVKSASSFAINKTIKIGKGAKINNNNLNKEISKFKVGRSDFLNALTEVKPAFGINEEELNQCCDGGILNFSENIGYIIKNGDRYVRQIRESSKTRLISILLHGPSGSGKTAMAARIAMNSKFPFVRLISSNELIGMGENSKIQYIDNIFRDSYKSPLSIIIVDSIETMVDWVPIGPRFSNNLLQMFKVLLKKKPIMHGNNSNEINNKLLIITTTSKYTVLKEMDLLNCFDNEISVPNVKSFDEFNNIMALTNFLNDEKRVEIINELVTIMPHQQLNCGIKKILTNIETAIHDEDPESELIDLMANS; this is translated from the coding sequence ATGTCTATATCATCTCACTTGACATCTCCTTCACAATCACATccttctaataattctacaCAAAATAGCCATAATAACCATAGCAATCCTCATTCTCGTAACAATTCGttcttgaatttgaatACTTCAAACACTTCTGATGATTCTTCAAACTCTTTCATATCTAGAATTGATTCCAAAGCTAGATATTTGCAAGTAATCAATTGTCCAAATAACAATTATGCGTTAACAAACGTAGTTACAGTCAATAATATAGATTTCCCTGATAATgtctatattattatcgaCAATACCTATGTCTTTACTACAAAGACCACAAATGAAGTACCACCAGGATCAATTGGTTTTAATGGTAATCAAAGAACTTGGGGGAAATGGAATTTGAATCAACCAATAGAAtgcaaaatatttgatatgttgaaatatacaaataagCAGAACTATATTGGGTTGATTAATATcgatattaattttagaaCTAAATCAAAAGCTGTTCCACAAGAATTTGACCCAGAAGAATTATCTTAccattttaaaaaattatttcacTCCCAAATCCTACAGCCAACACagtatttaatatttgattttaacaatttcatttttgatttaaaaatcgAAAGTATTCAGCCCATTGATATTTCTGATgttgaaattattcaacCAATTTCCAGAAGTATTCAAACAAAAGGAATACTGACAAACCAATcagaaataaatttcattcAAGGTAGGGATGGATTggtaaatttgaaaagatcaaattctatttcttcTGTCTTTAAAACGCCAACGACACCAactcaaaataataattcaggTGGATCGAATTACACTCATATTTTAAACCATCATCACAGTAATAGTTTTAGTAGTATTACTTCCAATAACTCCAAACATTCTCCTAGTAGTCTGTTACATCAACAGCCACATCAGTCTCAGCATCCTTCATCACCACGATCAGGTAAGCAAGATGCGATTTTAAGGCCAGactttaaatttgaagatttaGGGGTTGGTGGGTTAGATAAAGAATTCACAAAGATCTTTAGAAGAGCTTTTGcttcaagaatttttccccaagaaattattgaaaaattaggTATTAAGCATGTAAAAGGTCTTTTGCTTTATGGCCCACCAGGGACTGGTAAGACTTTAATTGCTCGTAAAATTGGTACTATGCTAAATGCTAAAGAACCCAAGATTGTTAATGGTCCTGAAATTTTAAGTAAATATGTTGGATCATCAGAAGagaatattagaaatttatttaaagacGCCGAAGAAGAATATAGGGCTAAAGGTGATAATTCTTCCTtacatattattattttcgaTGAATTAGATTCCATCTTTAAACAAAGAGGCTCAAGAGGTGATGGAACTGGTGTTGGTGATAATGTGGTAAATCAATTACTAGCTAAAATGGATGGTGTtgatcaattgaataatattttagtCATTGGTATGACAAATCGTAAAGATTTAATCGATGGTGCACTTTTAAGACCCGGTAGATTTGAAGTTCAAGTGGAAATTCATTTACCTGATGTAAATGGTAGAgtagaaatttttgaaattcaaactaaaaaaatgagagaaaacaatttaatGGAAAAAGATGTTAATTTTAGAGAATTATCTgaattaacaaataatttttctggTGCTGAAATTGAAGGTCTTGTTAAAAGTGCAAGTTCATTTGCcattaataaaacaataaaaatcGGTAAGGGTGCaaagataaataataataatttaaacaaggaaatttctaaatttaaagttgGTAGATCCGATTTCTTGAACGCATTAACTGAAGTTAAGCCTGCTTTTGGTATTAATGAAGAGGAATTAAATCAATGCTGTGATGGTGgtatattgaatttttcagaaaatattggttatatcattaaaaatgGTGATCGTTATGTTAGACAAATTCGTGAAAGCTCAAAGACAAGACTAATTTCTATATTATTACATGGTCCATCCGGGTCAGGTAAAACTGCCATGGCTGCAAGAATAGCCATGAATTCTAAATTTCCATTTGTTCGATTGATATCttctaatgaattaattggAATGGGtgaaaatagtaaaattcaatatattgataatatctTTAGAGACTCTTATAAATCACCTTTaagcattattattgttgattCTATCGAAACTATGGTAGATTGGGTACCAATAGGCCCCagattttcaaataatcttttACAAATGtttaaagtattattaaagaaaaaaccAATTATGCatggtaataatagtaatgaaattaataacaagttattaattattacaaCAACTTCCAAATATACtgttttaaaagaaatggatcttttgaattgttttgataatgaaattagtGTTCCAAATGTTAAATCCtttgatgaatttaataatatcatgGCTTTAACTAATTTCTtgaatgatgaaaaaagagtggaaattattaatgaattagtAACCATAATGCCTCatcaacaattaaattgtggcataaaaaagatactaacaaatattgaaaCAGCAATACATGACGAAGATCCTGAAAGTGAGTTAATAGATTTAATGGCTAATTCATAA
- the EMC10 gene encoding Emc10p (similar to Saccharomyces cerevisiae YDR056C; ancestral locus Anc_3.305): MQIKTLLYTAAVASKLALGAELELFINDLDNVDVNAKLPLIKFEVDLKDNLLKTVEENLELNLQNFENPVCISAIINGNSDYHKNIPCFSYMKLMKDVPYQLNIEMYDADKDIINSLSFSKEEKIEYQENASTKETNEEPTEEATAGNLNIQAKIVYPRAGPQAPAIPLKKVTKTYKDKREAAANKASVQFGTTDAETAETDEDEEAPKSWFEQNWRTMVFGILAYNFYSALTRGNKRKEAEKKRD, translated from the coding sequence ATGCAAATCAAAACTTTATTATACACAGCTGCAGTTGCTAGTAAGCTAGCTTTAGGTgctgaattagaattatttattaatgatttagaCAATGTTGACGTTAATGCTAAATTACCactaattaaatttgaggtggatttaaaagataacTTGTTGAAGACAGTGGAagaaaatttggaattaaatttacaaaattttgaaaatccAGTTTGCATAAGTGCAATTATTAATGGAAATTCTGATTATCATAAAAATATCCCATGCTTCTCATatatgaaattaatgaaagaTGTACCATaccaattaaatattgaaatgtACGACGctgataaagatattatcaattccttatcattttctaaagaGGAAAAAATCGAATATCAAGAGAATGCCAGCACGAAGGAAACTAATGAAGAGCCAACTGAAGAGGCTACAGCCGGCAATCTAAACATTCAAGCAAAAATTGTATATCCAAGAGCTGGCCCACAAGCACCAGCTATTCCCTTGAAGAAGGTAACCAAAACATACAAGGACAAACGTGAAGCAGCTGCCAATAAAGCTAGTGTTCAGTTTGGTACAACTGATGCTGAAACTGCCGAGACTGACGAAGATGAAGAGGCTCCTAAGTCCTGGTTCGAACAAAATTGGAGGACCATGGTGTTTGGTATTCTAGCATACAACTTTTACTCTGCCCTCACAAGAGGCAACAAGCGTAAGGAAGCTGAGAAGAAAAGGGATTAA
- the YOS9 gene encoding Yos9p (similar to Saccharomyces cerevisiae YOS9 (YDR057W); ancestral locus Anc_3.306): MKLINNSIIYSSLIICYSINQVQSLFAPVQDPFSTDKYSINYISKNKWLSSIENNQTALENGSIIKINDYSKCFIPTNKNSGSNLFQKDLTSDQLDEIYQESLKNAMEIITNDLKGYCMVYANGFWTYQYCIGNSFTQFHGVPGTTNSLFYTLGRAPPMEVDIQNSRRLQKKNKTKKILTHDDDFQLLYNDFEYYISEIIENGQICDLTGLPRVTEVQYVCGSAFGEAAIQWVREVKTCAYEAQIAVPALCDLELLSQSKDKKSAKQIYCTNEEKDITINSKQSISDVLPKYSPYFLGHGLYLLNPHENIPELNTSVILYTGDVDLLYDEQTTLSDLYAHLSKAIPVMLFHQALTLPNGARFQEGDAFQWIAEIVDMNFNHIKNVFVDIGSDGMANFVIDDKTEFPDEGNFIYVAYGERIDGTKGSRRVKQENKINRPKFKTLKATQGAPTELQNQENENDLTVAYVDETATFRNNKEMIDAIMNILTKEPNLQPYLDSNAEEKENIEEIKIEIIDHTPEFIDDPRYNEQEKEQENNALLHSVDNTHENNLEENNSEQVLEEIDSTSYLARTEISDDHTEHIEEMKLNEEDSNSNIGSNVLEEYTNEKGKLNVEEATENFNDRQISQYVEDLKQNSIVEENNINTAEKVIMDHDNIPNKLNIEDPERPTIYEEDLISTNHMNDENNEIEDIIIDQDWQENFNINKQISELASNNEEEYQHNDQSFESSTETYLNGPSDNTNIKPENTNDSLEAENERYEQSNEMYTDEINENIENIVEDSRKDDENTYDGITPEISSLGNQVNDEQHDDSKQSHAHQQEEQSDKNKQETHSQYAEQEEPDAYMEYVEQEKINFQDQVDMQQYRNSEIQQEEHIASTTSLADQASLEPTILDDKHISVEVTDISKQVDDNYELRDEL, from the coding sequence atgaaattaattaacaattcaataatatattcttcaCTAATAATATGTTACTCTATTAATCAAGTCCAAAGTTTGTTTGCACCTGTTCAAGATCCTTTCTCAACagataaatattcaatcaattatatatctaaaaataaatggcTAAgctcaattgaaaataacCAGACCGCCTTGGAAAATGGgtctattattaaaataaatgattattcaaaatgttttataccaacaaataaaaattccgGTTCTAATCTATTTCAAAAAGATTTGACTTCAGACCAATTAGATGAAATATATCAagaaagtttaaaaaatgcaatggaaattattacaaatgatttaaaaggCTACTGTATGGTCTACGCTAATGGGTTTTGGACATATCAATACTGCATAGGTAACTCTTTTACTCAATTTCATGGTGTACCTGGAACaacaaattctttattctATACTCTAGGTAGAGCTCCACCAATGGAAGTGgatattcaaaattcaaGGAGgttacaaaagaaaaataaaaccaaaaaaatattaacacatgatgatgattttcaattgttatATAACGATTTCGAATACTACATTAGTGAAATTATCGAAAATGGTCAAATTTGTGATTTAACAGGTTTACCAAGAGTTACAGAGGTTCAATACGTTTGTGGTTCTGCTTTTGGAGAGGCTGCCATTCAATGGGTTAGAGAAGTGAAAACCTGTGCATATGAAGCTCAAATTGCTGTCCCAGCATTGTGTGATctagaattattatcacaaagtaaagataaaaaaagtgCCAAACAGATCTATTGTactaatgaagaaaaagatattaCTATCAATTCAAAACAATCAATATCAGATGTATTACCAAAATATTCACCATATTTCTTAGGGCATGGCCTTTACCTTTTAAACCCACATGAAAATATACCAGAATTAAATACATCTGTTATTTTATACACTGGGGACGTAGACTTGCTCTATGACGAACAAACAACATTATCGGACTTATACGCACATCTGTCAAAGGCAATTCCAGTTATGTTATTCCATCAGGCTTTAACTTTGCCAAATGGTGCAAGATTTCAAGAAGGTGATGCATTCCAATGGATCGCAGAAATTGTTGATATGAATTTTAATCACATTAAAAACGTATTCGTTGATATCGGATCAGACGGTATGGCGAACTTTGTCATAGACGATAAAACTGAGTTCCCTGACGAGGGGAATTTTATATACGTTGCATATGGTGAAAGAATCGATGGAACTAAGGGAAGTAGACGCGTCAAACAGGAAAACAAGATTAATAGgccaaaatttaaaactcTAAAAGCTACTCAAGGAGCTCCAACAGAACTTCAAAATCaggaaaatgaaaatgatctCACTGTTGCATATGTGGATGAAACTGCTACTTTCcgaaataataaagaaatgatTGATGCTATAATGAATATCCTAACAAAAGAACCAAATTTGCAACCCTATCTAGATTCCAATGCagaagaaaaggaaaatattgaagaaataaaaattgaaatcatAGATCATACTCCCGAGTTTATAGATGACCCTCGCTATAATGAGCAAGAAAAAGAGCAAGAGAATAATGCTCTACTGCACTCGGTAGACAATACTCATGAAAATAACTTAGAAGAGAATAATTCTGAACAAGTGCTTGAAGAGATTGATAGCACTTCATATTTGGCTAGAACTGAAATATCTGATGATCACACGGAGcatattgaagaaatgaaactgaatgaagaagattctAACTCTAACATTGGAAGTAATGTGTTGGAGGAATACACTAATGAAAAAGGGAAATTAAATGTAGAAGAAGCTACAGAAAATTTTAACGACAGACAAATTTCTCAGTATGTGGAAGATCTAAAACAGAACAGTATCGTTGAAgagaataatattaataccGCTGAAAAAGTGATCATGGATCATGATAATATACCTAACAAACTTAATATAGAGGATCCTGAACGTCCAACAATATATGAGGAAGATCTAATATCTACGAATCATAtgaatgatgaaaataatgagaTTGAGGATATTATAATAGATCAAGACTGgcaagaaaattttaacaTCAATAAACAAATTTCTGAACTAGCTTCTAACAACGAAGAAGAATACCAACACAATGATCAATCTTTTGAAAGTAGCACTGAAACATATTTGAACGGCCCTTCagataatactaatatcaAGCCAGAAAATACAAATGACTCTTTAGAGGCTGAAAATGAGAGATACGAACAGTCCAACGAAATGTATACTGACGAAATAAATgagaatattgaaaatattgtgGAGGATAGTAgaaaagatgatgaaaatacaTATGATGGCATTACACCAGAAATATCTTCCTTGGGAAATCAAGTCAATGATGAACAGCACGACGATAGCAAACAATCACATGCCCACCAGCAGGAGGAACAATCTGATAAGAACAAACAGGAAACTCATTCTCAATATGCCGAGCAAGAAGAACCAGATGCTTATATGGAATATGTAGagcaagaaaaaataaattttcaagatCAAGTTGATATGCAACAATATCGAAACTCTGAGATACAACAGGAAGAACATATTGCGTCAACCACTTCATTAGCAGATCAGGCATCGCTTGAACCAACAATTTTAGATGATAAACATATATCTGTTGAGGTTACtgatatttcaaaacaAGTAGATGACAATTATGAGCTACGTGATGAGCtatga